From the genome of Streptococcus marmotae, one region includes:
- a CDS encoding MaoC family dehydratase: MSQKFTIGQTAHFSKTVTETDVVLFAGISGDLNPAHTNEVEASQGMFKKRIAHGMLGASFISTVLGMYLPGPGTIYLGQKLTFLKPVAIGDTLTATATITSIDDKGWLTLETIVCNQEGKTVISGQAQVIPPK; the protein is encoded by the coding sequence ATGTCACAAAAATTTACAATTGGGCAAACTGCTCATTTTTCGAAAACAGTCACCGAAACAGATGTTGTATTATTTGCAGGAATATCGGGAGACTTGAACCCTGCACATACAAATGAAGTAGAAGCATCGCAAGGGATGTTTAAAAAACGGATTGCTCACGGGATGTTAGGAGCATCTTTTATCTCAACCGTCTTAGGAATGTATCTTCCAGGGCCTGGAACCATTTATTTAGGGCAGAAATTAACGTTTTTAAAACCAGTTGCAATAGGAGATACGCTGACTGCTACGGCTACGATTACAAGTATTGATGATAAAGGTTGGCTAACTCTTGAGACGATTGTCTGCAACCAGGAAGGGAAAACGGTCATTAGCGGACAAGCGCAGGTAATACCTCCAAAATAG
- a CDS encoding nitronate monooxygenase encodes MNRITELLGIQYPIFQGAMAQISRHQLVSAVSNAGGLGILASGGLTADEVRDEIRKTKALTDKPFAVNLMLMMDNVAEIVEVLIEEGVKIVTTGAGTPKPYMPRLKEAGVIVIPVIPSVKLALKMQELGCDAVVAEGMEAGGHIGEMTTMPLTRQVAAHLDIPVVCAGGIADGHGFVAATALGAEGVQMGTVFLAAEECPISAAYKQEILISVDTSTVVTGRKFGAPVRCLRNQLTTKYLELENQNISRHELEAMTMGALTRAVEDGDVDNGSLMAGQIAGLVSTIRPAKAIIEDVMTEAKAVLEHLSL; translated from the coding sequence ATGAATCGCATCACTGAGTTACTGGGTATTCAATATCCCATTTTTCAAGGAGCTATGGCTCAAATTTCACGTCACCAATTAGTCAGTGCAGTATCAAATGCTGGAGGTTTAGGAATATTAGCTTCTGGTGGGTTGACAGCAGACGAAGTTCGTGACGAAATCCGTAAAACAAAAGCGCTGACAGACAAACCATTTGCTGTTAACCTGATGTTGATGATGGATAACGTAGCTGAAATTGTAGAAGTTCTGATAGAAGAAGGCGTTAAAATAGTGACAACTGGTGCCGGAACTCCTAAACCGTATATGCCACGTCTAAAAGAAGCAGGGGTTATTGTCATACCTGTTATTCCATCTGTAAAATTAGCATTGAAAATGCAAGAATTAGGCTGTGACGCGGTTGTAGCTGAAGGAATGGAAGCAGGTGGTCATATTGGTGAGATGACAACAATGCCATTGACACGCCAAGTAGCAGCCCATCTCGATATTCCAGTAGTTTGTGCAGGAGGAATAGCTGATGGTCATGGCTTTGTTGCTGCTACTGCACTTGGAGCTGAAGGAGTACAGATGGGAACCGTCTTTTTAGCCGCTGAGGAATGTCCAATTTCTGCAGCTTATAAACAAGAAATCCTTATCTCAGTTGATACTTCGACTGTCGTGACAGGTCGTAAATTTGGCGCCCCAGTCCGATGCTTACGGAATCAATTAACAACAAAATATTTAGAATTGGAAAATCAAAATATTTCTCGACATGAATTAGAAGCAATGACCATGGGAGCTCTTACAAGAGCAGTCGAGGATGGTGATGTTGACAATGGTTCCTTGATGGCTGGTCAGATTGCTGGTTTGGTTTCTACTATACGTCCAGCAAAAGCAATTATTGAAGATGTTATGACTGAGGCGAAGGCTGTGTTGGAACATCTATCACTTTAA
- the phaC gene encoding class III poly(R)-hydroxyalkanoic acid synthase subunit PhaC: MFDDLVTLPKRNFQDALEAQHRLIKGIETLTKLERPKGGVSEKEVIYTEDKLTLYHFIPKVKRPLKTPILISYALVNKYYMLDLQEGNSFVEDLLKAGGDVYVIDWGYPTKDDMFITMEDYIQGYMYNCVDAVLEHAGVDKVNFFGICQGANFATIFTALNPDKVKNLVTVVAPIDFSPCDKLLFQWGKYLDADSMVEAYGNISGEIMNNGFLLLSPIKLTTNKYLDLIDKLDNEKAMTNFLALESWIFDSPDQAGATIRQFTNDMYHDNKLVKGELLIGKETVQLKNIKQPVLNIIAKRDDQVPTLASEPLPKLVGSKDTETVYYDSGHIGLFVSKRSREQVIPKLIEFYSLRDE, encoded by the coding sequence ATGTTTGATGATTTAGTAACATTACCAAAACGAAATTTTCAAGATGCTTTAGAAGCACAGCATCGCCTTATCAAAGGGATTGAAACATTAACAAAATTAGAGCGTCCTAAGGGTGGAGTATCTGAAAAAGAAGTCATTTATACAGAGGATAAGTTGACGCTTTATCACTTTATTCCGAAAGTTAAGCGCCCTTTAAAAACTCCGATTCTAATTTCTTATGCGCTTGTCAATAAATATTATATGTTAGACCTGCAAGAAGGAAACAGCTTTGTTGAAGACCTATTAAAAGCAGGGGGAGATGTCTACGTTATTGACTGGGGTTACCCTACAAAGGATGATATGTTTATCACAATGGAAGATTATATCCAAGGATACATGTATAATTGCGTAGATGCTGTATTGGAGCATGCCGGAGTTGATAAGGTAAACTTTTTTGGAATCTGTCAGGGTGCAAATTTTGCAACCATTTTTACAGCTCTCAATCCAGATAAGGTAAAAAATTTGGTAACAGTTGTCGCCCCAATTGATTTCTCACCATGTGATAAATTACTTTTCCAATGGGGAAAATACCTTGATGCAGATAGCATGGTGGAGGCCTATGGAAATATTTCTGGTGAGATTATGAATAATGGATTTTTATTATTGTCACCAATTAAATTAACGACCAATAAGTATCTGGATTTAATTGATAAGTTGGACAATGAAAAGGCAATGACAAATTTTCTGGCTTTAGAATCATGGATCTTTGATAGCCCAGACCAAGCAGGTGCTACGATTCGGCAGTTTACAAATGACATGTACCACGACAATAAATTGGTAAAAGGTGAGCTACTGATTGGTAAAGAGACTGTACAATTAAAAAATATTAAGCAACCTGTGCTCAATATTATTGCCAAAAGAGATGACCAAGTTCCTACTTTAGCATCAGAACCACTTCCGAAATTAGTTGGTTCAAAAGATACAGAGACAGTTTATTATGATTCAGGGCATATTGGTCTGTTTGTCAGCAAGCGGTCACGTGAACAAGTGATTCCGAAATTAATTGAATTTTATAGTTTACGTGATGAGTAG
- a CDS encoding alpha/beta fold hydrolase, whose product MKFYPSYTQPLSNGETLHYLKTGSSGPTLVLLHGNLTSSRHFQSLMHALEADYQLLAIDMRGFGLSTYHAPITSLQDFAFDILEFLDLLGINHYYLLGWSTGGGVALEMAAARPQAIKKLFLLSSLGLKGYLQEGSFSLSPLQPLPFFSSIEAELFKWNPMLQRIEYALSQCQEQTVKQILKPLYSHTPISQQDWAIYLEAAYQQRNYSDVFRNLLTFNMTEQYNGLVTGNNRIKQVTCPVAILHGKNDSIIHIDTAYQTKSYLPQASLHLFEAGHSILTDQLDQLITTLLKEMCTAER is encoded by the coding sequence ATGAAATTTTATCCTTCTTACACTCAGCCATTGTCCAACGGAGAGACACTCCACTATCTTAAAACTGGATCTAGCGGTCCTACTCTTGTCTTATTACATGGCAATCTAACTTCTAGTCGGCACTTTCAATCACTCATGCACGCGCTTGAAGCTGATTATCAACTACTGGCTATCGATATGCGAGGTTTTGGTCTGTCTACCTATCATGCCCCCATTACATCTCTCCAAGATTTTGCTTTTGATATTTTAGAATTCTTAGATTTATTGGGAATCAATCATTATTACCTTTTAGGATGGTCAACAGGCGGTGGCGTGGCATTGGAGATGGCCGCTGCACGACCACAGGCTATCAAAAAGCTCTTTTTACTTTCCTCCCTTGGTCTAAAAGGTTATCTGCAGGAAGGGTCTTTTTCATTATCTCCACTGCAGCCTCTACCTTTTTTTAGCAGCATTGAAGCAGAACTGTTCAAATGGAATCCGATGTTACAACGCATAGAATATGCCTTATCTCAATGTCAAGAGCAGACTGTCAAACAGATACTCAAACCACTCTACAGCCATACCCCTATTTCCCAACAAGACTGGGCAATCTACCTTGAAGCTGCCTATCAACAGCGGAACTACTCGGATGTCTTTCGTAACCTTCTGACATTTAATATGACAGAGCAATATAATGGGCTTGTAACAGGCAATAACCGAATTAAACAGGTGACTTGTCCCGTTGCTATTTTACACGGGAAAAATGATTCGATAATTCATATTGACACAGCCTACCAGACTAAATCCTACCTCCCTCAAGCCAGTCTTCATCTCTTTGAAGCAGGGCATTCTATTTTAACGGATCAGCTAGATCAATTAATAACCACCCTGCTCAAAGAAATGTGTACAGCTGAGCGATAA
- a CDS encoding poly(R)-hydroxyalkanoic acid synthase subunit PhaE, which translates to MANLDMMNQWFEAQKKMAEQWQSLLPFGQENSDKKTETESLLNAQQQFFKEYTKAFTNPASLVPGLPFTNPIVDSWSNWQSTWAEQLEKNWKDSPWANYVAQFPDMNTYLDFYRRQFNPSQLADVMDSDSYAMFLKMMDANQHFVSFYRYFDKIRELYTKPLETDGKEWVEKVLVDQQRFYTDFVQPFIPSQLRQVLEAPYELGSSLKESWGKFLEPWAGSFFELARLYVEGANGDTEKLADYFKLWKAQYEETVAPFLRIPGMGNHTEKLERHNAFIDNSIELILTSIEFQQRLSNVTRKRAKSLFEEYLELIKKGEHPQTYKEFYQHWSNEVEKTLQEYFYSDEFSQLLARFGTANSQFIIARNKLLELSLRNLPVVLESDARSLYKKVQELKRDVNLLKRELKDKKEPLEEPKETKPKSPKKASTK; encoded by the coding sequence ATGGCAAATCTTGATATGATGAATCAGTGGTTTGAAGCACAGAAAAAAATGGCTGAGCAGTGGCAAAGCTTACTGCCGTTTGGTCAAGAAAATAGTGATAAAAAGACGGAGACTGAGTCGCTTTTAAATGCTCAGCAGCAATTTTTTAAAGAATATACGAAAGCGTTTACTAATCCAGCTAGTCTTGTCCCAGGACTTCCTTTTACAAATCCAATAGTAGATTCATGGAGCAATTGGCAATCCACATGGGCTGAGCAACTGGAAAAAAATTGGAAAGATAGTCCATGGGCCAACTATGTGGCACAATTTCCTGATATGAATACCTATTTGGATTTCTATAGGAGACAGTTTAATCCAAGTCAATTAGCTGATGTGATGGATAGTGATTCGTATGCAATGTTTTTAAAGATGATGGATGCAAATCAACACTTTGTCTCTTTTTATCGTTACTTTGATAAGATAAGAGAATTATATACTAAGCCATTGGAAACAGATGGCAAGGAATGGGTAGAAAAAGTTTTGGTTGATCAACAGCGTTTTTATACAGACTTTGTCCAACCGTTTATTCCATCACAATTAAGACAAGTTTTAGAAGCACCTTATGAACTTGGATCAAGTTTGAAGGAGAGCTGGGGGAAATTTTTAGAGCCTTGGGCAGGCTCATTCTTTGAGTTGGCACGGCTTTATGTTGAAGGAGCAAACGGTGATACAGAAAAGTTAGCTGATTATTTCAAGCTTTGGAAGGCCCAATACGAGGAAACAGTGGCTCCATTTTTACGCATTCCAGGAATGGGAAATCATACAGAGAAGCTAGAAAGGCATAATGCTTTTATCGATAACAGTATTGAGCTTATTTTAACGAGTATTGAATTCCAGCAACGCCTATCTAATGTAACACGAAAACGAGCTAAGAGCCTATTTGAAGAGTATCTTGAACTAATTAAAAAAGGCGAACATCCGCAGACCTATAAAGAATTTTACCAACATTGGTCTAATGAAGTCGAAAAGACCTTGCAAGAGTATTTCTACTCAGATGAATTTTCACAACTTTTAGCACGATTTGGCACTGCAAATTCTCAATTTATTATTGCACGTAATAAATTGTTGGAATTATCTTTGCGCAATCTTCCGGTAGTGTTGGAAAGTGATGCTAGGAGCTTGTACAAAAAGGTACAAGAGTTAAAACGAGATGTCAATCTCTTGAAACGTGAACTAAAAGACAAAAAAGAACCTCTGGAAGAACCAAAGGAAACAAAACCAAAATCACCTAAAAAGGCAAGTACCAAATAA